The proteins below are encoded in one region of Lytechinus pictus isolate F3 Inbred chromosome 11, Lp3.0, whole genome shotgun sequence:
- the LOC129271230 gene encoding mediator of RNA polymerase II transcription subunit 26-like isoform X2 codes for MGSVTKAISLLESNPITKDALEETRLGRLVQIVRKKATTSNLKKRCTALIKQWQSQFLPPSAVKPSRTESPVPNQQEAKGQEGSSTSDGQKPKPTKQTVNATPVDKNKSENLRRRKRQPENSPSISPSSQAPPSKRLISSQGQSPLLQGEGNGQDDSGLNGMSSKKEPGRKNIKDSVKTASPKTSVPSPKPKLSINKDKGSLKKLKSERSASPKPSPKDSSLNSVSPSLQRKSEKHVKLKGASPSVVKVQSDKQGKVSPAPRCVAIGKKRSSSHEQSPRPVNDSSSSSSPAVTSGPSLKSTGIFSTDWDSAGFCFGESGGESSRSATPKDVCNTPSSLKPSSIFDLEFTDPVSSQVSNSSLFDRPISPASFVEERPLTPIIDAFSEEFPERTEYSHPSFDPQEEEDEDEKEETMVNVMETLEDEPMSPRCPVLEGDIDRIHNEEWEGVNGCYNDIGEWFDWMQCLTVNTDEENSIQILPYVCID; via the exons ATGGGCAGTGTTACAAAAGCAATCTCTCTTCTGGAGAGCAATCCAATCACCAAAGATGCTCTGGAG GAAACAAGACTCGGAAGGCTTGTCCAAATTGTGCGTAAGAAGGCTACAACAAGTAATCTCAAGAAACGATGCACAGCTCTGATAAAGCAATGGCAGTCTCAGTTCCTTCCTCCAAGTGCAGTCAAGCCTTCAAGGACAGAGTCTCCTGTACCAAATCAACAGGAGGCCAAAGGTCAGGAAGGGTCATCGACCTCCGATGGACAGAAACCAAAGCCTACAAAGCAGACAGTAAATGCCACCCCTGTggataaaaataaaagtgaaaatctGCGAAGGAGAAAAAGACAGCCTGAAAACTCGCCGTCCATTTCCCCTTCATCACAGGCTCCCCCTTCTAAAAGGTTAATATCATCTCAAGGGCAATCTCCTCTATTGCAAGGTGAGGGAAATGGGCAAGATGACTCTGGTCTCAATGGAATGTCTTCAAAGAAAGAACCTgggagaaaaaatattaaagattCAGTTAAAACTGCTTCTCCTAAGACCAGTGTTCCTTCACCTAAGCCTAAACTCAGCATAAACAAAGACAAAGGTTCACTGAAGAAATTAAAGTCGGAGAGGTCTGCCTCTCCCAAACCTAGCCCAAAGGATTCATCATTAAATTCAGTATCTCCTTCACTGCAGCGCAAATCAGAGAAACATGTGAAACTGAAGGGAGCATCACCTAGCGTTGTAAAGGTACAGTCTGACAAGCAGGGGAAAGTTTCACCAGCTCCTCGTTGTGTAGCCATCGGAAAGAAGAGAAGTTCTTCCCATGAACAATCTCCTAGACCAGTGAATGATTCATCTTCTTCCAGTTCACCAGCTGTTACATCTGGACCTTCTCTGAAATCCACAGGTATTTTCTCAACAGACTGGGACTCTGCTGGTTTCTGCTTCGGGGAAAGTGGTGGGGAATCGTCCCGGAGTGCAACACCCAAGGATGTGTGCAACACCCCTAGTTCTTTGAAGCCTTCCTCAATTTTTGATTTAGAATTTACTGATCCTGTTTCATCTCAAGTGTCAAACAGCAGCCTGTTTGACAGACCAATATCACCCGCAAGCTTTGTTGAGGAGCGACCTTTGACACCAATAATTGATGCATTTAGTGAAGAATTTCCTGAGAGGACAGAGTATAGTCATCCTTCATTTGACCCTCAGGAAGAGGAGGATGAAGATGAAAAGGAGGAGACAATGGTTAATGTGATGGAAACCCTTGAAGATGAACCTATGAGTCCTCGGTGCCCTGTGCTTGAGGGTGATATAGATCGCATTCATAATGAGGAGTGGGAGGGGGTGAATGGTTGTTACAACGATATAGGTGAATGGTTCGACTGGATGCAGTGCCTGACTGTAAATACAGATGAGGAAAATTCTATACAAATTCTACCGTATGTATGTATTGATTAG
- the LOC129271230 gene encoding mediator of RNA polymerase II transcription subunit 26-like isoform X1 — protein sequence MPPTPSQIKELLLSAIDKDENIVDMGSVTKAISLLESNPITKDALEETRLGRLVQIVRKKATTSNLKKRCTALIKQWQSQFLPPSAVKPSRTESPVPNQQEAKGQEGSSTSDGQKPKPTKQTVNATPVDKNKSENLRRRKRQPENSPSISPSSQAPPSKRLISSQGQSPLLQGEGNGQDDSGLNGMSSKKEPGRKNIKDSVKTASPKTSVPSPKPKLSINKDKGSLKKLKSERSASPKPSPKDSSLNSVSPSLQRKSEKHVKLKGASPSVVKVQSDKQGKVSPAPRCVAIGKKRSSSHEQSPRPVNDSSSSSSPAVTSGPSLKSTGIFSTDWDSAGFCFGESGGESSRSATPKDVCNTPSSLKPSSIFDLEFTDPVSSQVSNSSLFDRPISPASFVEERPLTPIIDAFSEEFPERTEYSHPSFDPQEEEDEDEKEETMVNVMETLEDEPMSPRCPVLEGDIDRIHNEEWEGVNGCYNDIGEWFDWMQCLTVNTDEENSIQILPYVCID from the exons atTGTTGACATGGGCAGTGTTACAAAAGCAATCTCTCTTCTGGAGAGCAATCCAATCACCAAAGATGCTCTGGAG GAAACAAGACTCGGAAGGCTTGTCCAAATTGTGCGTAAGAAGGCTACAACAAGTAATCTCAAGAAACGATGCACAGCTCTGATAAAGCAATGGCAGTCTCAGTTCCTTCCTCCAAGTGCAGTCAAGCCTTCAAGGACAGAGTCTCCTGTACCAAATCAACAGGAGGCCAAAGGTCAGGAAGGGTCATCGACCTCCGATGGACAGAAACCAAAGCCTACAAAGCAGACAGTAAATGCCACCCCTGTggataaaaataaaagtgaaaatctGCGAAGGAGAAAAAGACAGCCTGAAAACTCGCCGTCCATTTCCCCTTCATCACAGGCTCCCCCTTCTAAAAGGTTAATATCATCTCAAGGGCAATCTCCTCTATTGCAAGGTGAGGGAAATGGGCAAGATGACTCTGGTCTCAATGGAATGTCTTCAAAGAAAGAACCTgggagaaaaaatattaaagattCAGTTAAAACTGCTTCTCCTAAGACCAGTGTTCCTTCACCTAAGCCTAAACTCAGCATAAACAAAGACAAAGGTTCACTGAAGAAATTAAAGTCGGAGAGGTCTGCCTCTCCCAAACCTAGCCCAAAGGATTCATCATTAAATTCAGTATCTCCTTCACTGCAGCGCAAATCAGAGAAACATGTGAAACTGAAGGGAGCATCACCTAGCGTTGTAAAGGTACAGTCTGACAAGCAGGGGAAAGTTTCACCAGCTCCTCGTTGTGTAGCCATCGGAAAGAAGAGAAGTTCTTCCCATGAACAATCTCCTAGACCAGTGAATGATTCATCTTCTTCCAGTTCACCAGCTGTTACATCTGGACCTTCTCTGAAATCCACAGGTATTTTCTCAACAGACTGGGACTCTGCTGGTTTCTGCTTCGGGGAAAGTGGTGGGGAATCGTCCCGGAGTGCAACACCCAAGGATGTGTGCAACACCCCTAGTTCTTTGAAGCCTTCCTCAATTTTTGATTTAGAATTTACTGATCCTGTTTCATCTCAAGTGTCAAACAGCAGCCTGTTTGACAGACCAATATCACCCGCAAGCTTTGTTGAGGAGCGACCTTTGACACCAATAATTGATGCATTTAGTGAAGAATTTCCTGAGAGGACAGAGTATAGTCATCCTTCATTTGACCCTCAGGAAGAGGAGGATGAAGATGAAAAGGAGGAGACAATGGTTAATGTGATGGAAACCCTTGAAGATGAACCTATGAGTCCTCGGTGCCCTGTGCTTGAGGGTGATATAGATCGCATTCATAATGAGGAGTGGGAGGGGGTGAATGGTTGTTACAACGATATAGGTGAATGGTTCGACTGGATGCAGTGCCTGACTGTAAATACAGATGAGGAAAATTCTATACAAATTCTACCGTATGTATGTATTGATTAG